Genomic window (Pradoshia sp. D12):
TAAGGAATTTTTGGAAATCGATGCCGATATATTTTGGACACAGCTGGGAGTTATTGATGAAGAGGCCTTCCAAATGCTAAAGGACAAGGATTACACCGTCATTATGGACCGTTGCATAAAAGTGGAGCATGCATTAACTAAATAATAAAAAATGGCCACCAATTGCTCGTAAATAGCTCATTGGTGGTTTTATAATGTTGTAGGTAATAAAAACTAATAGTTGTAAAAACACCGAAGATGATACCATAATTAAGATACAGGGACTTATTTTATTTGTTTTTTACAGGGACTGGAAGCCGGGATGTCTCGTATACATAACCTTTATCTAAACTTTATTTGCGAAACGAAAAATAATCTGTAAAAATAGAGCAATAAAGCTTTAGTGTGCTGTTTATACTATCAAGAACATTTGTTCTTGTTTAAGAATATGTATATAATAGAAGTTGTAACGTAAAGAGAGGGGTACATAAGTGGCAAAAAATATAAAACCTATTGACTATAACGAAGATGCCATCCAGGTACTTGAAGGATTAGAAGCTGTCCGTAAACGACCGGGAATGTATATCGGAAGCACAGACACACGAGGCCTGCATCATCTCGTTTATGAAATCGTTGATAACTCCGTGGACGAAGTATTGGCCGGACATGGGGACGAAATTATTGTAAAAATTCATAAAGATAATAGCATCAGTGTAATGGATAAAGGTAGAGGGATGCCTACTGGAATGCATAAAATGGGTAAACCGACTCCGGAGGTTATTCTAACCATCCTTCATGCAGGAGGAAAATTTGGTCAGGGTGGCTATAAGACGAGCGGTGGTTTACATGGGGTTGGTGCATCGGTCGTAAATGCTTTATCAGAATGGCTTGTTGTTACCATTAAGCGTGATGGTTTTATTTATGAACAGCGTTTTGAAAATGGCGGAAAACCTGTAACGACTTTAGAGAAAATTGGTAAAACCAACCAAACTGGAACAACCATTCATTTTAAACCGGATGAGAGTATTTTCTCTACCATTGTTTACAATCGTGAAACCTTAAGTGAACGCTTACGCGAATCTGCCTTTTTATTAAAAGGTTTAAAAATTGAATTACATGACTTACGTACGGATGAAAAAGATGTTTATTATTATGAGAATGGGATTGAGGCATTTGTTTCTTACCTAAATGAAGAAAAAGATACATTGCATCCTGTTGTAAGCTTTGAGGGGACTCATTCTGATATTGAGGTTGATTTTGCTTTTCAATTTAATGATGGATATTCGGAAAATATTTTATCATTCGTCAATAATGTCAGAACAAAAGATGGCGGAACTCATGAAGTAGGAATGAAAACTGCTGTTACACGTGCCTTTAATGAGTATGCACGTAAATCCGGTTTGCTGAAAGAAAAGGACAAAAACCTGGATGGTTCAGATATCCGCGAAGGATTGGCTGCTATCATTTCTGTAAGAATTCCAGAAGAATTATTACAATTTGAAGGACAGACAAAAAGTAAACTTGGTACCAGTGATGCCCGTTCTGCGGTAGATTCTGTTATATCTGAAAAATTATCTTATTATTTAATGGAAAATGCCGATATTGCGACATCCTTGGTCCGTAAGTCGATTAAAGCGGCTCAGGCCAGAGAAGCAGCCCGAAAAGCAAGAGAAGATGCACGCAGCGGTAAAAAACGCAAGAAATCGGAAGCGTTGCTTTCAGGAAAACTTACACCGGCGCAGTCCCGCAATCCATTGAAGAATGAACTATACCTCGTCGAAGGAGATTCTGCCGGAGGGTCTGCCAAACAAGGGCGTGATCGAAGGTTCCAGGCTGTTTTGCCTTTACGCGGTAAAGTTATTAATACAGAAAAAGCTAAGCTTGAAGATATTTTTAAAAATGAAGAAATAAACACAATTATTCATGCTGTCGGTGGTGGAGTAGGATCCGATTTCTCCATCGAGGATATCAATTATGATAAAGTCGTCATTATGACCGATGCTGATACGGATGGCGCCCATATCCAAGTATTATTGCTTACCTTCTTTTATCGTTATATGAAACCATTAATTGAACATGGTAAAGTATTCATCGCCTTACCTCCTTTATATAAAGTTAGTAAAGGAAGCGGTAAAAGAGAAGTTATAGAATATGCTTGGGATGATGATGAATTAGAAGGTACCATTAAAAAGGTTGGAAAAGGATACATGCTTCAGCGATACAAAGGTCTTGGAGAGATGAACGCAGACCAGCTATGGGAGACGACTATGGATCCAGAACAACGTACCTTGATCCGTGTATGCATTGATGATGCGGCACGGGCAGAGAGACGGATTACCACATTAATGGGTGATAAAGTAGAACCAAGGCGTAAGTGGATTGAAGCCAATGTTGCTTTTGGTTTAGAAGAAGATGGAAATATTTTAGAAAATGAGAACTTAACGGTTGCTGGTGAGGAGGAAGTATTATGACAGCAGAGAAATACCGCGATCTCCCTCTTGAGGATGTGATTGGCGACCGCTTCGGCCGATACAGTAAATATATTATTCAAGACAGGGCATTACCGGACGCACGAGATGGATTAAAGCCGGTTCAACGAAGAATCCTTTATGCCATGCATTCGGATGGTAATACCAATGACAAACCATATAGAAAGTCAGCCAAGACAGTCGGTCTGGTCATCGGTAACTTCCATCCTCACGGTGACTCATCTGTTTATGAAGCCATGGTCAGAATGAGCCAGGACTGGAAGCTTCGCCGTGAATTAATTCAGATGCATGGGAATAACGGAAGTATTGATGGGGATCCTCCGGCAGCCATGCGTTATACGGAGGCACGTTTATCCTCTATTGCAGGCCAGCTTTTACGAGATATCGAGAAGAAAACAGTCGATTTTGTACCAAACTTTGATGATACAGCTGAAGAGCCGATTGTGCTGCCGGCTAAATTTCCAAATTTGCTTGTAAATGGTTCAACTGGAATCTCAGCTGGTTACGCCACTGAGATTCCGCCACATAATCTTGGAGAGATTGTTGATGCTACCATCATGAGAATCGATAATCCGGATTGTACAGTTGATGAGCTAATGACTGCTGTAAAAGGACCTGATTTCCCTACAGGTGGGATCATTCAGGGGGCAGATGGAATTAAAAAGGCGTACGAAACAGGTAAAGGCAAAATTGTCATTCGAAGTAAAACGGCGATTGAGTCTTTACGCGGTGGCAGACAGCAAATTACGATAACTGAGCTTCCCTTTGATGTAAACAAAGCTAATCTTGTTAAAAAAATTGATGAATTGCGCCTTGATCGTAAACTTGAGGGTATCTCTGAAGTAAGAGATGAGACCGACCGTACAGGTTTACGGATTGTCATTGAGTTAAAAAAAGAAGTAGACTCTAATGTTATTCTTCAATATTTATTTAAAAATACAGATTTGCAAATTACATATAATTTCAATATGGTTGCCATTCATAAGAAACGTCCGCAGCTTATGGGCATAAAAGCAATGCTGGATGCCTATATTGATCATCGCCGTGAAGTGATAACAAGGCGCTCTGAATTTGATTTGGCAAAAGCTCGTGATCGTCAGCATATTGTTGAGGGACTTATCAAAATGATTTCCATTCTTGATAAAGTAATCGCAACAATCCGTGCGTCTCTCGATAAAAAAGATGCAAAAGAAAACCTAATAAAGGAATATACATTTACAGAGGCACAAGCAGAAGCGATTGTTTCCCTTCAGCTCTACCGATTAACGAATACGGATATTACGGCATTGGAAAACGAAGCTGAAGAACTACGTAAAAAAATTGAAGAGCTGACAACTATCCTTGGCAGTGACAAGAAGTTAATGTCAGTTATTAAAAAAGAACTAAAAGAAGTTAAAAAGGATTTTTCAGATTCACGTAGATCTCTAATAGAAGCTGAAATTCAAGACATTAAGATTAATCTTGAAGTTCTGATTCCAAGCGAAGATGTTATTGTTACGGTCACAAAAGAAGGGTATATAAAACGGACAAGCTTACGATCTTATACTGCTTCAGGCGGCCAGGATTATGGAATGAAGGAAGGAGATAGGCTCCTTCATAAGCTGGATATGAATACAACCGATACCTTGTTGTTATTTACAGATAAAGGTAGTTATATTTACTGTCCGGTTCACTTACTTCCTGATATCAGATGGAAGGATACTGGTCAGCATATCAGTAATATCGTACCGCTTGATAAGAATCAGAATCTATTAAAGGCTATTCCGGTTTCTGATTTTGAAAAAGGATCGTTTTTATTATTTGTTACGAAAAATGGATTAGTTAAGAAGTCTGAACTTGCACTATATAAGGCAACGAGATACTCAAAACCATTAACAGCTATTAATCTTAAGGGAGATGATCAGGTTGTGGATATCCATCAAACAGATGGAAATCAAAACATCTTCCTGGCTACTTCTATTGGGTATGGATTGATGTTCCCTGAAAGTGAAATTCCAACTGTGGGAGCACGTGCTGCCGGTGTTAAAGGTATAAATCTCAAGGACGATGATTATATAGTTGCAGGGAAAGTTTTTGCTGAAACTGATTCATCTATGATAGCGTTGATCACACAGAGGGGCGCTATTAAGAAAATGAAACGAAGCGAGTTTGAAATGACTTCCCGTGCAAAACGAGGAGTTGTTATGTTGAGAGAGTTGAAGAAAAACCCACATCGAGTAGCAGGAATAGAATTTGTAAACGATGTTGATACTATTGTGATTTTGTCGGAAAAAGGCATGATAGAAGAAGTTGCATCCTTCCAATTACGACCTAGTGATCGCTATTCAAATGGTTCGTTCTTTATGGATGAAGGCGAAAATGGACCAATCGTTGAAACATGGGTTAAGACTCCCGAAGTATCAAATTCATAGCTTCAATGTATTTCTATCCAAAAAGCTGTAAACAGTATCATCTGTTTACGGCTTTTTTTCTTTGATTTTCATCAGTTATATGCATAATTAAGTTAAATTCCAGGCAATCTATAATGAATAATCCTATACCTGGGAGTTGATGAGTATATGATGAAATGGATTAATCATTTTATAATTTTTTCGATAGTTGGGTGTTTGCTTCTGCCAGTATCCATAGATGCTGCAAAAAAAGATGCAAAAAGCCAGGAAGTTGAACTTGGTTCTTATAAAGTGGATGTGACAGGAGACGGGAAGAAGGATCAAGTATATTTATATGGTAATCCTTTTGATCAGGAGACAAAGTATTACAAGGAATTCAAGTTGGTAGTAAAAACAAAAAAGGGAACTAAAAAGGAAACGATTCAAGGAGGGTTTAAGCCTGCCGTTAAGTTTCTCGATCTTAATGACGACAGTACATTGGAAGTTCTGATGGAGATTCCAACAGGGGGTAGCGGAGGAGTTAATGATTATTATGCCTTTTGCATCTATAATAATAAAATTGAACTGATTGAGCTCCCCGAAACATTAAATATCAACGGAGCATTCAAAAATAATTATCAAGCCACTGTAATGGTACCAGAAATGAATAAATCCTACTTAATTGATTTAAAAGATCATAAAAAGAAATATGATAAACTCGGGGTTTATCGAAAAGGGAAATTAAGTGAACCATCTGAAACATTAGTAAGTGAATACAAATCCTTAAAGGTAAAAGACATTGATAAAGATGGTCATAAGGAATTGATAGGCATTCAGCAAATTTCCGGCGCATCCGTGGTTGATCGAATCGCTGAGGTTCGATCAAGCTGGGTATATAAAGAAGAACAATGGGTGCTAAAGGATGTTCAAGTGGTGCCAAATTAAAACCTTATCCCACGATCTACGATTTCCTTTTGAATTTAATGAGTGAGCGTGTTTAACAGGATTTATGTTTAAATGAAAAAAGTCTCCTAGTCGGTAGGATTACGTATCCTTTTCGACTAAGGAGGCTCTTTTTATTGCGGAAATTGCTGATATAAATTAAATTGCCTTTTTATACCGCTGACAACCAGTTTTAGGATATAACATCTCCAGCTAGCATTTTATGAATTCATGACAGTAAAACAAGCTACAACAGCTATGGTAGGTATGGCTAATACTAAAGTGACACCCATCATGGTGAGAGTCTTTACTGCTGATTTTAAGTCCACTGGGGTATTCAAATCATTCGTTATTTCAGAGGATGTACCATAGATGGAGATTATATTTAGAATGGTAACTGCACCTACTATAATAAGGGGAAAAATAACGTCAGAATTTGAAGAGGATAGGTTAATAAAGCCAAAAATGATTAAAATAATGGGAATTGCCTCTACAACAGCTACTTTGATAAACATCTTAGTTTGAATGTTTTCTTTTCTTTCTGGGCCATTGACCAATTCCCTGATTGCTGTTCGTACAGCCCAGCTAATTCCAAATGTTGCGATAACAGCAGCTAAAACAAAATAATAAAGAGCTTCCATCAGTAGTACCACCTCAATCAATTATTTTTAAAATAGTCCTATATTAAAAAATCATTCTATTAATAGAATATCACTATTGGATATATTTGTAATGGGATAATCGTTATAGCGAGACAAAATCATTACCTAGCTATTATTTTATATAATGTATTACAATCTAGATAAAAAGTAATTAAAATAGTATATAGATGTAAATCTAAATAAAAATAGTCAATGATATCAGAGTATATGATTAGAATGAGGGGATTTATTAACTGAAAGATTAACTATTTATTAATGATACATATCGTACCCTACGTTTATAAACCATTTGCTCATTTAATTTCGTGTGAAATTTTGTAAAAGGTGTTTTTCGTTTAATAAAGATTGGACGGCCAAACCCATGACATTACATGTAGCAATCATCATACTGGGAAAAAGTATACTTCAGGAGCAGAGGAGAGAACATAATGAAATCGGTTATCTTAGACGTAGATACAGGAATAGATGACGCATTGGCTATAGCTTATGCCGTTCATTCACCGGAATTAGATATAATAGGTATCACTGCGTGTTTCGGCAATATTCCTGTTGAAGAAGCAGTAAGAAACTCGCAAATCGTTCTAGAAAAATTGGGTTGTTTTGATATCCCGGTGTATGCCGGTGCGTATGAATCTCTTAGGCGTGGACCGCGAAAAGTATATGCTCGTCATGTACATGGTGAGGATGGTCTTGGAAATGTACTTAATGGAGAGAAGCCCAGTGAAATACCAGAGGTCCATGGAGTTGATTATCTGATTGAGCAGGTGAAAAACAACCCTGGTAAAATTACTTATATCTGTGTAGGACCGCTGACAAATCTTGCGCTTGCCCTCCAAAAAGCGCCTGAGATAACTGCTATGTTTGATGAAATCATCATCATGGGAGGAGCGGTTTTCTGTAAAGGAAATGTAACGCCGCATGCAGAAGCAAATATTCATTGTGATCCTGAAGCAGCTGACCTTGTTTTCCGCTCTAATCTACCGCTTTTCCTTGTAGGACTTGATGTAACCATGCAAACCCTGCTTAAGAAGGAGGAACTAGCAAACTGGCGGAAGAAGGAAGATGAACTCGGTTCCTTTTTGGCAGACATGACAGAGTTTTATATGGACTTTTATAAGAAGGCCACTCCTGGCATCAAAGGTTGTGCCCTGCACGATCCACTGGCTGTTGGAGTAGCAATTGACAAGAGCTTCGTCACACTGAAGACAGAACCCATCTCGGTGGAGCTCGAAGGAGAAAGGGTAGGGGAAACCTGTCCCAGTGGAAACGAAAGGCCGCTTGTTCATGTATGTGTAGAAGTGGACGAAAAACGTTTTGTAGAACATTTTTTAAATAGAATTATTTGATGTTATATAAGTGGGTAAAGCACTATATGACTGTGAAGGTAAACATCTGGTTTTAACATACCAGTTTACGAGTAAGGAGAAAAATAGCGATCTATTTCATTTGCACCATTTTTAGGCTGATGTCATAGAATAGTAAAAAAAATCTTCTTATTTAAAGGAGTGTTTCAGATATGTCCTTCCAGACAGAACAATTGAGTGTGACCTATATTCCGCCGATAACCCCTTCAGGACCTTTAGAGGGTAGAAAATATACATTGACACATTCTGACTTAACCGGACAGTTGTTTTTAAGCATTGGCTGTGAGATTGATGCACTGAACATCAACTGGGAGATGCGGGATGAAGTTGTAGCTGATTGGCGTATGTTAAACGGACAATTTGTCC
Coding sequences:
- a CDS encoding F0F1 ATP synthase subunit C encodes the protein MEALYYFVLAAVIATFGISWAVRTAIRELVNGPERKENIQTKMFIKVAVVEAIPIILIIFGFINLSSSNSDVIFPLIIVGAVTILNIISIYGTSSEITNDLNTPVDLKSAVKTLTMMGVTLVLAIPTIAVVACFTVMNS
- a CDS encoding nucleoside hydrolase — encoded protein: MKSVILDVDTGIDDALAIAYAVHSPELDIIGITACFGNIPVEEAVRNSQIVLEKLGCFDIPVYAGAYESLRRGPRKVYARHVHGEDGLGNVLNGEKPSEIPEVHGVDYLIEQVKNNPGKITYICVGPLTNLALALQKAPEITAMFDEIIIMGGAVFCKGNVTPHAEANIHCDPEAADLVFRSNLPLFLVGLDVTMQTLLKKEELANWRKKEDELGSFLADMTEFYMDFYKKATPGIKGCALHDPLAVGVAIDKSFVTLKTEPISVELEGERVGETCPSGNERPLVHVCVEVDEKRFVEHFLNRII
- the parC gene encoding DNA topoisomerase IV subunit A, with amino-acid sequence MMTAEKYRDLPLEDVIGDRFGRYSKYIIQDRALPDARDGLKPVQRRILYAMHSDGNTNDKPYRKSAKTVGLVIGNFHPHGDSSVYEAMVRMSQDWKLRRELIQMHGNNGSIDGDPPAAMRYTEARLSSIAGQLLRDIEKKTVDFVPNFDDTAEEPIVLPAKFPNLLVNGSTGISAGYATEIPPHNLGEIVDATIMRIDNPDCTVDELMTAVKGPDFPTGGIIQGADGIKKAYETGKGKIVIRSKTAIESLRGGRQQITITELPFDVNKANLVKKIDELRLDRKLEGISEVRDETDRTGLRIVIELKKEVDSNVILQYLFKNTDLQITYNFNMVAIHKKRPQLMGIKAMLDAYIDHRREVITRRSEFDLAKARDRQHIVEGLIKMISILDKVIATIRASLDKKDAKENLIKEYTFTEAQAEAIVSLQLYRLTNTDITALENEAEELRKKIEELTTILGSDKKLMSVIKKELKEVKKDFSDSRRSLIEAEIQDIKINLEVLIPSEDVIVTVTKEGYIKRTSLRSYTASGGQDYGMKEGDRLLHKLDMNTTDTLLLFTDKGSYIYCPVHLLPDIRWKDTGQHISNIVPLDKNQNLLKAIPVSDFEKGSFLLFVTKNGLVKKSELALYKATRYSKPLTAINLKGDDQVVDIHQTDGNQNIFLATSIGYGLMFPESEIPTVGARAAGVKGINLKDDDYIVAGKVFAETDSSMIALITQRGAIKKMKRSEFEMTSRAKRGVVMLRELKKNPHRVAGIEFVNDVDTIVILSEKGMIEEVASFQLRPSDRYSNGSFFMDEGENGPIVETWVKTPEVSNS
- the parE gene encoding DNA topoisomerase IV subunit B, with translation MKPIDYNEDAIQVLEGLEAVRKRPGMYIGSTDTRGLHHLVYEIVDNSVDEVLAGHGDEIIVKIHKDNSISVMDKGRGMPTGMHKMGKPTPEVILTILHAGGKFGQGGYKTSGGLHGVGASVVNALSEWLVVTIKRDGFIYEQRFENGGKPVTTLEKIGKTNQTGTTIHFKPDESIFSTIVYNRETLSERLRESAFLLKGLKIELHDLRTDEKDVYYYENGIEAFVSYLNEEKDTLHPVVSFEGTHSDIEVDFAFQFNDGYSENILSFVNNVRTKDGGTHEVGMKTAVTRAFNEYARKSGLLKEKDKNLDGSDIREGLAAIISVRIPEELLQFEGQTKSKLGTSDARSAVDSVISEKLSYYLMENADIATSLVRKSIKAAQAREAARKAREDARSGKKRKKSEALLSGKLTPAQSRNPLKNELYLVEGDSAGGSAKQGRDRRFQAVLPLRGKVINTEKAKLEDIFKNEEINTIIHAVGGGVGSDFSIEDINYDKVVIMTDADTDGAHIQVLLLTFFYRYMKPLIEHGKVFIALPPLYKVSKGSGKREVIEYAWDDDELEGTIKKVGKGYMLQRYKGLGEMNADQLWETTMDPEQRTLIRVCIDDAARAERRITTLMGDKVEPRRKWIEANVAFGLEEDGNILENENLTVAGEEEVL